GGTGGTCATCAATAGTGAAGCGCTCGAAGGGCGCTCGACGAGCAGCTTCGTTTTCCGTGGTGACGGTGGCACCTTGGGCAGTGGCGCGCACGATAACTGGCTGCTGCAAGACCATAGATGGCGTATCCGGCCCGGTCACGCCGACATCACCAAAATTGACGGAAAGTTCTGCCTCATCGATAGCAGTGGGCAAACCTTCATCAACCGTTCGACCTTGCCCTTGGGGCGTGGCCGGAAGGTAGCGCTGCGTGATGGAGACGAGCTGCTGATCGGCGAGTACCGCTTGAAAGTGCATCTTGGCGATCGTCAGTCATGGCAGCCTGGCGCGCACTCCCTCGCCACCCTGGTTGACGAGGAGCACGAAGACGTCACCGTCCATGGGCATGCGTCGCCGGTGGGAAGCCACGGTCCCGGGCGCGAGCAACCGCAACGCGAAGACCCTATCGAAGCGCTGGGCGGCGTCATCCCCGGGTCGCTGCAGCACGACCCGATGGTGGCACTGGAGGACGACGTTCCCGGACCGGCCATGTTGGAATCGGTCGATACCCTGCCTGTTTCCCAGCGCCATGAATATCAGCAATGGGCTCAGCAAGAACGCCGTCACGAAGCGGTGAGCCTGCCAGACATACCCTCTCTTAACGGCCAAAAAACGCACAGGAGCAATGACATGGATGAGCGGCAATTAGACGACCTGGAACGCTCGGTGGGTGAGCAATTGGAAGACCGTTGGCAAAAGCCAACGACTCGCTCGCTAAGCCATGTTGGTGCTGACCCATTACTGCGGGGATTGGGTATTGACCTGCCTTTTCGGGACAGTGAAGAACAACAAGCCTTCTTAGAAGAAGCGGGCCAAACCCTGCGTGCCGCCATCGACGGGCTGCGGGTATTACAACAGACCCAAAATGACAGTAAGTACCCACTGCGTGATCGGCGCCTGCAACCGATCGAAGACAATCCGCTGCGCTTGGGTCAGTCATTCGAGGAAACGGCTGAAACCATGCTGTCAGCGTCACGCAGCCCTGTGCACCTGTCAGCACCGGAAGCCGTGGCCGAGAGTTTGCGCCACCAGGGCCAGCATCAAGCGGCGGTCGAAGATGCCATTGGCCACGCATTGAGCGCCATTTTGGACGCCTTTTCCCCCGAAGCGCTGCTTAAACGCTTTCATGCCTATCGCGGCGCCGGAAACCGTATCGATAACGAAAGCGGCTGGGCGTGGGAAATGTATGACCACTATTACCGCGAACTGAATTCTGATCGGCAGCAAGGGTTTCAAAAGCTGTTTTGGGAAGTGTTCGAGCAAGCCTATGACCAGTCTGTGCGTCGTCAGCAGCGGGAGGACGCATGATTGCGCCCGGTATCGCAAGGCTTGCCGGACTGCTTTGCCTCACCTTGCTGCTGACAAGCTGCGCGTCGACACGGGAAGC
This window of the Halomonas sp. SH5A2 genome carries:
- the tagH gene encoding type VI secretion system-associated FHA domain protein TagH, producing the protein MYAIQTDAITLVVINSEALEGRSTSSFVFRGDGGTLGSGAHDNWLLQDHRWRIRPGHADITKIDGKFCLIDSSGQTFINRSTLPLGRGRKVALRDGDELLIGEYRLKVHLGDRQSWQPGAHSLATLVDEEHEDVTVHGHASPVGSHGPGREQPQREDPIEALGGVIPGSLQHDPMVALEDDVPGPAMLESVDTLPVSQRHEYQQWAQQERRHEAVSLPDIPSLNGQKTHRSNDMDERQLDDLERSVGEQLEDRWQKPTTRSLSHVGADPLLRGLGIDLPFRDSEEQQAFLEEAGQTLRAAIDGLRVLQQTQNDSKYPLRDRRLQPIEDNPLRLGQSFEETAETMLSASRSPVHLSAPEAVAESLRHQGQHQAAVEDAIGHALSAILDAFSPEALLKRFHAYRGAGNRIDNESGWAWEMYDHYYRELNSDRQQGFQKLFWEVFEQAYDQSVRRQQREDA